The genomic window ATTATTATAATTGCAGGAGTTTACATTACAATGAGCTACAACGGTTTTGTCCAGCTTCAGAATATTGTAGAAGAGGCATTTTCAACAATGGATGTCTATCTCAAGAAAAGATATGACCTTATACCCAATCTGGTGGAGACAGTAAAGGGATATGCTTCTCATGAAATCAAAACATTAGAAAATGTCATAGAAAAGCGGAATATGGCCATGGGAGCAGGGAGCCTCAAAGAACGTCAGAAAATGGAAGGAGAACTCACAGGAGCACTGAAAACTATCTTTGCTCTGTCTGAAAGCTATCCTGACTTAAAGGCAAACGGTAACTTCATGAAACTCCAGGGACAGCTTGAAACTATAGAGGGAGATATCCTCCAGTCTAGAAAATACTACAACGGTGTGGTGAGGTCCTTCAATACAAAGTGTGAAACCTTTCCAAGCCTTATTGTAGCAAAAATATTCTCATTTACACAAAAAGAGTATTTTGAAATTACAGAAGAAAAGGAGAGATCAAATGTTCAAATCAAATTTTAAATACACTCTTATTCTACTATTGATTCTGTCTGTTGGAGTCTACGGACAGGAGTACTTTACAATCGAAGATTATACTGTGGACATAAAGGTAAACGAAAACAACAGCTACAATATCCGTGAGGAGATAACAGCCAATTTTGAATCTGAAAGACATGGAATCTATCGGGATATCCCCTCTACCTACAACGGTCGAAATGTAAAAATTAACAATATTATAGTTAAGGGGTCGCCTTTTACAAAAGTAAAATCAGGAGGAGACACCAGAATAAAGATAGGTGACCCCTATAGATATGTTTTAGGGGAGAAAAAATATATTATTTCCTACGACTATACCGTGGGAGATGACCGCAACAAAGATATGGATGAATTTTATTACAATATCATAGGGGACAGATGGAATACCACAATAAAAAAAGTAAAATTCAGCATAGAAATGCCCTCGGATTTTGATAAAAGCAGAGTAAACTTTACCTCGGGTGGCAGAGGAAGCAGAGACAGCTCAGGGATAAAATACAGTGTAGAGGGAAATACAATAAAAGGGGAAACTCTGAAAACTTTGGGTCCTAGAGAAGCTTTGACAATAGCACTGCCCCTTCCCGAAGGCTATTACAGAAACACCTCGAAATTCAATGGTCCTCTAGATGTGCTAACCTACATAAATAAGTGGGCAGGGGCCTTATTTCTCACAGTCATATCCTTCGTATGGTTCTTTTTCGGAAGAGACAGAAAAATCATCGAAACAGTGGAGTTTTATCCTCCAGAGGACATCTCTCCTGCAGAAGCAGGCTACATGATAGATGGTTCAGTAGATACCAAAGATGTCACCTCCCTTCTTTTTTACTGGGCTGAAAAGGGATATATTGAAATAGAAGAGGAAGATTCTGATGGTATGCTTGAAATGTTATTGGGAAAGGACTACATTTTTACAAAACTAAAAGACAGAAAAGATGCACCTTAT from uncultured Ilyobacter sp. includes these protein-coding regions:
- a CDS encoding LemA family protein; protein product: MIFFAAIIIIAGVYITMSYNGFVQLQNIVEEAFSTMDVYLKKRYDLIPNLVETVKGYASHEIKTLENVIEKRNMAMGAGSLKERQKMEGELTGALKTIFALSESYPDLKANGNFMKLQGQLETIEGDILQSRKYYNGVVRSFNTKCETFPSLIVAKIFSFTQKEYFEITEEKERSNVQIKF
- a CDS encoding DUF2207 domain-containing protein produces the protein MFKSNFKYTLILLLILSVGVYGQEYFTIEDYTVDIKVNENNSYNIREEITANFESERHGIYRDIPSTYNGRNVKINNIIVKGSPFTKVKSGGDTRIKIGDPYRYVLGEKKYIISYDYTVGDDRNKDMDEFYYNIIGDRWNTTIKKVKFSIEMPSDFDKSRVNFTSGGRGSRDSSGIKYSVEGNTIKGETLKTLGPREALTIALPLPEGYYRNTSKFNGPLDVLTYINKWAGALFLTVISFVWFFFGRDRKIIETVEFYPPEDISPAEAGYMIDGSVDTKDVTSLLFYWAEKGYIEIEEEDSDGMLEMLLGKDYIFTKLKDRKDAPYYETMMFNELFYKYGDGQKVRLSSLRNNFYKITNKVKSIIKKHKALKTQTLYTEMSKNLSAVMKGLAILPVFLESYTRFYAMTGDLYISIPFAGAISLLIFGVTEKIIKFIMNFELKREDMKLRLTRKIMNLIPLIIITFVFFNIFRMANFSALFSAVDFVIKSIIFIISFVLAEFTLKRTEYGTEILGKLKGFRNFLIHAEKSRLETLVKKNPQYYYNILPYAIVLGVTNVWADKFHGIASKPPRWYRGYRGFSTHSFINDINQSISSIGNTMSSRPGSSSSIGGSSGGGSGGGGGGSW